In Algihabitans albus, the following are encoded in one genomic region:
- a CDS encoding acyl-CoA synthetase produces the protein MLPAAETYDQLRRDFVWNIPGRYNIAVDACDKWADGSGRLAVIHHRSDGVRRDYSFDELKGLSNRLANALIAFGVAPGARVGVLLPQAPETAVAHLGILKLGAISIPLFVLFGEEALEYRLSDSSATALITDRAGVEKIATLRDRLPDLRSVICIDGAIEDAEDWTALLERASDSFTPAETGPDDPAILIYTSGTTGPPKGALHGHRVLLGHLPGVELPQELFPRPGDLFWTPADWAWIGGLLDVLLPSLHHGIPVLAHRFAKFDPEAAFHLMADYGVRNAFLPPTALKMLRRVERPAARWKLKVRSIGSGGETLGAGLLDWGRATFGVPINEFYGQTECNLVVANCAGLMPVKPGAMGRAVPGHEVAVLDEAGQPLPVGVQGTVAVRRPDPVMFLGYWNNPEATAKKFAGDWLLTGDQARLDEEGYFHFVGRDDDVITSGGYRIGPGEIEDCLIRHPAVALAAAVGVPDDLRTERVKAFIVLAEGHRPSQSLEREIQDYVKTRLAAHEYPREVEFLDALPMTATGKIIRKELKARR, from the coding sequence ATTCCGGGTCGCTATAACATCGCGGTCGACGCTTGCGACAAGTGGGCGGACGGCAGCGGTCGGCTGGCAGTGATCCACCACCGCAGCGACGGGGTGCGTCGCGACTATAGTTTCGATGAGCTGAAGGGACTTTCGAACCGCCTGGCCAACGCCCTGATCGCATTCGGCGTCGCACCGGGGGCAAGAGTCGGCGTACTGCTGCCACAGGCGCCGGAGACCGCCGTTGCGCATCTGGGCATCCTAAAGCTGGGAGCGATCTCCATCCCGCTGTTCGTGTTATTCGGCGAGGAGGCGCTGGAGTATCGCCTTTCGGACAGCAGCGCTACCGCGCTGATTACCGACCGCGCCGGAGTCGAAAAGATCGCCACCCTGCGCGACCGGCTGCCCGACCTCCGGTCAGTGATCTGCATCGACGGGGCCATCGAGGACGCCGAGGACTGGACGGCCCTGCTGGAGCGCGCATCGGACAGCTTTACGCCGGCCGAAACCGGCCCCGACGATCCCGCCATCCTCATCTACACCTCCGGCACGACAGGACCTCCCAAGGGGGCGCTGCACGGGCACCGGGTCCTGCTCGGTCATCTGCCGGGCGTGGAGCTGCCGCAGGAACTGTTTCCGCGGCCGGGCGATCTCTTCTGGACACCGGCCGACTGGGCCTGGATCGGCGGGCTGCTCGACGTGCTGCTGCCCAGCCTGCACCACGGCATACCGGTCCTGGCTCACCGCTTCGCCAAGTTCGATCCGGAAGCGGCCTTCCACCTGATGGCCGACTACGGCGTGCGCAACGCCTTCCTGCCGCCAACGGCCCTGAAGATGCTGCGCCGGGTCGAGCGGCCGGCAGCGCGCTGGAAGCTGAAGGTCCGCTCCATCGGCTCGGGCGGAGAAACCCTGGGCGCCGGTCTTCTGGATTGGGGACGGGCAACCTTCGGCGTCCCGATCAACGAGTTCTACGGCCAGACCGAGTGCAACCTGGTCGTGGCCAACTGCGCAGGCCTGATGCCGGTCAAGCCGGGCGCCATGGGTCGTGCCGTACCGGGACACGAGGTTGCGGTGCTGGACGAAGCAGGCCAACCGCTGCCGGTGGGCGTCCAGGGAACGGTGGCCGTGCGGCGGCCGGACCCGGTCATGTTCCTGGGCTACTGGAACAACCCCGAGGCCACGGCCAAGAAGTTTGCCGGGGACTGGCTGCTGACCGGCGATCAGGCGCGACTGGACGAGGAGGGCTACTTCCACTTCGTCGGCCGCGACGACGACGTCATCACCTCCGGCGGCTACCGCATCGGTCCAGGCGAGATCGAAGACTGCCTGATCAGGCACCCTGCCGTGGCGCTGGCCGCCGCGGTCGGCGTCCCCGACGACTTGCGGACCGAGCGGGTCAAGGCCTTCATCGTGCTGGCTGAAGGCCACCGTCCGTCGCAAAGCCTGGAACGTGAGATCCAGGACTACGTGAAGACCCGTCTCGCCGCGCACGAGTATCCCCGCGAGGTCGAGTTCCTGGACGCCTTGCCGATGACCGCCACGGGCAAGATCATCCGGAAAGAGTTGAAGGCACGAAGATAG
- a CDS encoding CDP-alcohol phosphatidyltransferase family protein: MSLNLTRIDKPAMRAKTAAWAVHVFTASGAVLGFLALLAILHGDKQLVFFWLGLALFVDGVDGTLARRAKVREVTPNVDGTTLDNVIDYFTYVAVPAMLVYWFGLVPNGWETAAAATIMAVSCYTFANAEMKTHDYYFSGFPALWNVVVLAFFILQTDPWINIAVIALCCLLTFIPLKYVHPFRVPHLRSLNIPMTVVWAFASIWLVAVDPDTTDLPVEEPTIYWIWVASSLYFVGLSLWRSFRKERPERRQSKA, encoded by the coding sequence ATGAGCCTCAATCTCACCCGAATCGATAAGCCCGCCATGAGGGCTAAGACGGCGGCCTGGGCCGTTCACGTCTTTACCGCTTCCGGCGCCGTGCTGGGCTTCCTCGCCTTGCTGGCGATCCTCCACGGCGACAAGCAGTTGGTTTTTTTCTGGCTCGGTCTGGCGCTTTTCGTCGACGGCGTGGACGGTACGCTGGCGCGCCGTGCCAAGGTGCGGGAGGTGACGCCGAACGTCGACGGCACCACCCTGGACAACGTCATCGACTACTTCACCTACGTCGCCGTGCCGGCGATGCTGGTCTACTGGTTCGGCCTGGTGCCGAACGGCTGGGAAACTGCGGCGGCCGCGACCATCATGGCGGTCTCCTGCTATACCTTCGCCAATGCGGAGATGAAGACCCACGACTACTACTTCAGCGGTTTTCCCGCCTTGTGGAACGTCGTCGTGCTGGCCTTTTTCATCTTGCAGACCGACCCCTGGATCAACATCGCGGTGATCGCCCTCTGCTGTCTGCTGACGTTCATTCCGCTCAAGTACGTTCATCCCTTCCGGGTCCCGCACCTGCGCAGTCTGAACATCCCGATGACGGTGGTCTGGGCCTTCGCGTCGATCTGGCTGGTCGCGGTCGATCCCGACACGACCGACCTTCCGGTTGAAGAACCGACGATCTATTGGATCTGGGTTGCCAGTTCGCTCTACTTCGTCGGTTTGTCGCTCTGGCGCTCCTTCCGCAAGGAGCGGCCTGAGCGACGCCAAAGCAAGGCTTGA
- a CDS encoding aminotransferase class IV yields MPDSQPHPPLAGPETQFPPGVAWIDGRFVPMSEAKIPILDWGFLRSDATYDVVSVWKNHFFRLDKHLDRFLASVAKLRMSLPFDRTGLETLLHETVTRSGLEDAYVEMICTRGHSPTFSRDPRDAVNRFIAFAIPFGWIADETQRDRGLRMIVASVPRIPAASVDPTIKNYHWLDMVRGLYEAYDRGGENVLLKDLDGFLTEGPGFNLFAVKDGSVHTPDRGVLEGITRGTALELCAELKIPTRIEPLSMETLTTAEEAFVTSTAGGIMAIASVDGQALPASPGPITRRLGELYWAKHQDPAWTTPVRSL; encoded by the coding sequence ATGCCGGACAGCCAACCACACCCGCCGCTGGCGGGGCCTGAAACCCAGTTTCCCCCAGGCGTTGCCTGGATCGACGGCCGCTTCGTGCCGATGAGCGAAGCCAAGATCCCGATACTGGATTGGGGCTTCCTGCGCTCCGATGCGACCTACGACGTGGTTTCCGTCTGGAAAAATCATTTCTTTCGTCTCGATAAGCATCTGGATCGCTTTCTCGCATCCGTCGCCAAGCTGCGCATGTCTCTGCCGTTCGATCGCACCGGACTGGAGACCCTGCTGCACGAGACGGTCACCCGAAGCGGCCTGGAAGACGCGTACGTGGAGATGATCTGCACGCGCGGCCACTCGCCGACCTTCAGCCGGGACCCGCGCGACGCCGTCAACCGCTTCATCGCCTTCGCCATTCCCTTCGGCTGGATCGCCGACGAAACGCAGCGTGATCGCGGTCTGCGGATGATCGTTGCCTCGGTGCCGCGAATTCCGGCGGCCAGCGTCGATCCCACGATCAAGAACTATCACTGGCTGGACATGGTCAGAGGGCTCTACGAAGCGTACGACCGCGGCGGCGAAAACGTTCTGCTGAAGGATCTCGACGGCTTTCTGACAGAGGGACCGGGCTTCAATCTCTTCGCGGTGAAGGACGGCAGCGTCCACACACCGGACCGCGGCGTGCTGGAGGGCATCACCCGCGGCACGGCCCTCGAACTCTGCGCTGAACTGAAGATTCCGACTCGCATCGAACCGCTGTCCATGGAGACGCTGACCACGGCCGAGGAGGCTTTCGTCACCTCCACCGCCGGCGGGATCATGGCCATCGCCAGTGTTGACGGCCAAGCCCTTCCAGCCTCGCCCGGACCGATCACTCGGCGTCTCGGCGAACTCTACTGGGCCAAGCACCAGGACCCGGCCTGGACCACGCCGGTCCGGAGCCTCTGA